The following coding sequences lie in one Crassostrea angulata isolate pt1a10 chromosome 10, ASM2561291v2, whole genome shotgun sequence genomic window:
- the LOC128165355 gene encoding translation initiation factor eIF-2B subunit beta-like: MPSGESEKVDELNEKLDVFARDLKHGSIEGSYNVAFRTVSLLRIVIAQSKCTTAKDVMESVVKEGKQLIAAQQSETAVGNMVRRVLKIIREEYASALRGKSEEGDPQESLHKMLLAEGQIKDFSQPVPNLKATVLDAINELIIELENSADNIAGQALEHIHANEVILTAGKSRTVEAFLKKAAKKRKFQVMVVECAPFYHGQALAMSLARANIETTVINDSAVFAIMSRVNKVIIGTHTVMANGGLKAINGSHAIALAAKHYSVPLLVCAAMFKLSPKYLCSYDQDAFNKFVSPKDVMNFEEGEIASRAQIDNPVFDYVPPELVTLYVSNIGGNAPSYVYRLLSEFYHPDDHEL; this comes from the exons ATGCCAAGTGGAGAATCTGAGAAAGTGGACGAATTAAATGAAAAGCTCGACGTATTCGCCAGGGATTTAAAACATGG GTCTATTGAGGGATCATACAATGTAGCCTTTAGAACGGTGTCCTTGTTACGAATAGTGATTGCACAGTCAAAATGTACCACAGCAAA AGATGTCATGGAAAGCGTTGTTAAGGAAGGCAAGCAGTTGATCGCTGCTCAACAGTCAGAAACAGCTGTCGGAAATATGGTGAGGAGAGTTCTAAAGATCATTAGAGAAGAGTATGCAAG TGCTCTGAGGGGGAAGTCAGAGGAAGGTGACCCACAGGAGTCTTTACAT aaAATGTTACTAGCAGAGGGTCAAATTAAGGATTTCAGTCAGCCTGTGCCCAATCTAAAG gcTACAGTTTTAGATGCAATTAATGAGCTTATCATAGAGCTTGAGAACAG TGCAGACAACATCGCTGGACAAGCTTTGGAACACATACATGCCAATGAAGTCATATTAACAGCAGGAAAATCAAGAACAGTTGAGGCATTCCTAAAG AAAGCTGCAAAGAAAAGAAAGTTTCAAGTCATGGTGGTAGAGTGTGCACCCTTTTACCAT GGTCAAGCACTGGCGATGAGTCTGGCTCGAGCTAACATAGAAACTACGGTCATCAATGACTCAGCTGTGTTTGCCATCATGTCCAGGGTCAACAAGGTCATTATTGGGACCCATACAGTGATGGCCAATGGAGG GTTAAAAGCTATCAATGGAAGCCATGCGATAGCCCTGGCTGCCAAACACTACTCAGTGCCG CTCCTGGTTTGTGCTGCAATGTTTAAATTATctccaaaatatttatgttcttATGACCAG GATGCATTCAACAAGTTTGTAAGCCCCAAGGATGTAATGAATTTTGAGGAGGGAGAGATTGCCTCTAGAGCTCAGATTGATAACCCAGTGTTTGACTATGTCCCTCCAGAGCTAGTGACTCTCTATGTATCCAACAT CGGTGGAAATGCTCCCTCTTATGTGTACAGACTTTTAAGTGAATTCTATCATCCGGATGACCATGAACTTTGA
- the LOC128165360 gene encoding uncharacterized protein LOC128165360: MKVLIAVLSFLGIIVGTAIATTCMTDAECSSGECCFRHEGPLIVSRRQLIASLFTSNHGVCEKFQLEGDHCSVFDKINGHCSCGAGLKCAFVPDSTTPTTGKRSMVYPSVPGSYRCTPSV, encoded by the exons ATGAAAGTTCTGATTGCTGTGCTGTCTTTTCTGGGTATAATCGTGGGAACCGCg ATTGCGACCACCTGCATGACAGACGCTGAATGTAGTTCTGGGGAGTGCTGCTTCCGCCATGAGGGGCCATTGATAGTGAGCAGACGACAGTTGATCGCCAGCCTTTTTACGTCAAACCATG GAGTCTGTGAGAAGTTCCAGCTGGAGGGAGACCACTGCAGTGTATTTGACAAAATCAATGGGCATTGCAGCTGCGGCGCAGGCCTGAAGTGTGCATTTGTACCCGACTCTACCACACCAACGACTGGAAAACGGTCCATGGTCTACCCCTCTGTCCCCGGCTCCTATAGATGTACCCCTAGCGTTTGA
- the LOC128165353 gene encoding zinc finger protein 367-like, translating into MISRDSDGHTTMPFSPSPTSFDRGSPEGDSADGDSEYDDPNMRRGRPRADVVNSLIYQGSMSNCSIRCEVCNRVFPREKSLQAHMRTHTGERPYGCDYPGCEKAFCQSGQLKTHQRLHTGEKPFMCSETGCSSRFTHANRHCSDHPCATLVRVGPEVSIKDLIALREQETSSEVREWLQIQIISRQDRSGNRARNRKPTKRLSDGSPVEESQPEQKIKPVEDPEPKYTAPVTNENIQPINNNNNNNVNNNTMYQSPVKEEIKYDPMTVVDHSAYNPPLIADYKMPLYYHDYHHYNYNMQPPRNDYEMQYPVVPEDYHIDHKDTIPQVELYNSEPYNHEYTVTELQPMSNVKVEPNGEEIGEMTLSQQTDKWISALALVELSHADL; encoded by the exons ATGATTTCTCGGGACAGTGACGGACACACAACGATGCCGTTCAGCCCCTCACCCACAAGTTTCGACCGGGGATCACCGGAGGGGGACTCAGCGGACGGGGACAGCGAATATGATGACCCCAATATGCGGCGTGGACGGCCCAGGGCGgatgttgtgaattctttgatATACCAGGGATCAATGTCGAACTGTAGTATTCGTTGTGAGGTTTGCAACCGAGTGTTCCCCCGAGAAAAATCATTGCAGGCCCACATGCGGACCCATACAG GTGAGCGGCCGTATGGATGCGACTACCCTGGTTGTGAGAAGGCCTTCTGTCAGAGCGGCCAACTGAAAACGCACCAACGTCTCCATACCGGGGAGAAACCATTCATGTGTTCAGAAACAG GTTGCTCCAGTCGGTTTACACACGCAAATCGGCACTGTTCTGACCATCCCTGTGCCACACTGGTCCGAGTAGGCCCCGAAGTCTCAATCAAAGATCTGATAGCTCTACGTGAACAGGAAACTAGCTCAGAAGTCCGAGAGTGGCTCCAAAT TCAAATTATATCTCGCCAAGACCGGTCCGGAAACAGGGCAAGAAATCGCAAACCAACGAAAAGACTAAGTGACGGTTCACCTGTCGAAGAATCTCAACCTGAACAGAAAATCAAACCAGTGGAGGACCCTGAGCCCAAGTACACGGCCCCAGTCACAAACGAGAACATCCAGCCgataaataacaacaacaacaacaatgttAACAATAATACGATGTACCAGTCCCCCGTCAAAGAGGAAATCAAGTACGACCCCATGACTGTCGTGGACCACTCGGCGTATAATCCCCCGCTAATAGCTGACTACAAGATGCCCCTGTATTATCATGATTACCACCATTACAATTATAATATGCAGCCGCCAAGAAACGATTATGAGATGCAATATCCAGTGGTGCCAGAGGATTATCATATTGATCACAAGGACACTATTCCGCAAGTGGAACTCTACAATTCGGAGCCATATAACCATGAGTATACCGTGACAGAACTGCAACCTATGTCCAATGTCAAAGTCGAACCCAACGGCGAAGAAATCGGGGAAATGACCCTGAGCCAACAGACTGACAAGTGGATCTCGGCCTTAGCCCTCGTGGAACTGTCCCATGCTGATTTATAA